The Peribacillus sp. FSL P2-0133 genome has a segment encoding these proteins:
- a CDS encoding nitrilase-related carbon-nitrogen hydrolase → MLLLIKVAAVQLQAIPGERDKNIKNCIEMVEESAKQGAELIVLPELWVSGYYLSKEQFQSLQEVSTGETVSIFQKLAKELKVILIVPFVEGENGNLYISLAVIESTGEVIATYRKSFLWGREKEIFTPGEKVYNAIETSKGKIGVLICADIEFPEPSRILALQGAELIIVPSVWSYGAETRWDIQLPARALDNTVYILGVNTVNEGSCGKSKLVAPTGEVLCEASRTEQNILIHDVDFSIISEVRKEVPYLDDLDKTLWPNASLFELEK, encoded by the coding sequence GTGCTTTTGTTGATTAAGGTTGCTGCAGTTCAATTACAAGCTATCCCTGGAGAAAGGGATAAAAATATTAAAAATTGTATAGAAATGGTTGAAGAGTCTGCTAAACAGGGAGCTGAATTAATCGTATTACCTGAACTTTGGGTGAGTGGTTACTATTTATCGAAGGAGCAATTCCAATCGCTGCAAGAGGTTTCGACTGGAGAGACTGTTTCAATATTCCAAAAGCTCGCTAAAGAGTTAAAAGTAATACTCATCGTACCTTTTGTTGAGGGGGAAAATGGAAACCTTTACATATCCTTAGCTGTAATTGAGTCAACAGGGGAAGTCATTGCCACTTATCGAAAATCATTTTTATGGGGAAGAGAGAAGGAAATATTTACTCCTGGTGAGAAAGTCTATAATGCAATAGAAACATCGAAAGGAAAAATAGGTGTTCTTATTTGTGCAGATATTGAATTTCCTGAACCTAGCCGAATTCTAGCTCTTCAAGGTGCAGAACTTATTATTGTTCCTTCAGTATGGAGTTACGGAGCTGAAACAAGATGGGATATTCAACTACCGGCACGTGCACTTGATAATACGGTTTATATTCTTGGCGTAAACACGGTTAATGAGGGGAGTTGCGGAAAGAGTAAACTTGTTGCTCCGACCGGTGAGGTCCTATGTGAAGCTTCAAGAACAGAGCAGAATATTCTAATTCATGATGTGGATTTTTCGATTATATCCGAGGTGCGAAAAGAAGTTCCTTATCTGGATGATTTAGACAAGACATTGTGGCCAAATGCTTCGTTATTTGAATTGGAAAAATAG
- a CDS encoding TetR/AcrR family transcriptional regulator, with the protein MKKQELIDAALLHYSLHGYQGATMKKIADEVGIKPASIYFFYKNKEELFIAAFQQLLDNHLAEMKRILANTSSRSVNQIFSEMLHGIVKYHKEDERGTMAYISLVTSPIPEIKLYLQKYLLHFNDWMASSLEDLLRQRYPSITAGEVDQIIKQFVLLGNGLFWGINLYEGQDLMEQVQIADRFISSMFSDIERKYVQK; encoded by the coding sequence TTGAAAAAGCAAGAATTGATAGATGCAGCCCTTTTGCATTATTCACTACATGGATATCAAGGAGCAACCATGAAGAAAATTGCGGATGAAGTGGGAATAAAACCAGCATCCATTTATTTTTTTTATAAAAACAAAGAGGAATTATTTATCGCCGCTTTTCAACAATTACTTGATAACCATTTAGCCGAAATGAAACGAATTTTAGCTAATACAAGTTCAAGATCAGTTAATCAAATTTTTAGTGAAATGCTTCATGGGATCGTTAAGTATCACAAAGAAGATGAGCGCGGGACCATGGCGTATATATCGTTAGTTACGTCACCCATTCCAGAAATTAAACTATATTTACAAAAGTATTTGTTGCATTTTAATGATTGGATGGCCAGTTCACTTGAGGATTTATTGAGGCAGAGGTATCCGAGCATTACCGCAGGCGAAGTGGACCAAATCATTAAGCAATTTGTTTTACTCGGGAATGGATTATTCTGGGGAATAAACTTGTATGAGGGACAAGATTTAATGGAACAAGTTCAGATTGCAGATCGATTCATCAGTTCCATGTTTAGTGATATAGAGAGGAAATATGTCCAAAAGTGA
- a CDS encoding aspartate/glutamate racemase family protein: MKIKVIMPVISDIFNEEIRREIKSYVSENTEVGVCNLDYGPESIESEYDEALCIPNFLEKAKQAEEEGYEGVISDCFGDPGVKPAREILDIPVVGPCESSMLVASSLAKSFSIVTVLPNVVPMIENISKTLGVDGNVASIRYVNIPVLEVQDKEKLKSALFEEMLKAIEHDNAHALVLGCTGFMGVAAELQERLSQKGYDVPVIDPAFAATKMLEILIAMGVKQSRLTYMTPPSKQRVKSS, from the coding sequence ATGAAAATTAAAGTGATCATGCCGGTTATATCGGATATTTTTAATGAAGAAATTAGAAGAGAGATTAAATCTTATGTTTCTGAAAACACTGAAGTAGGAGTTTGCAACCTTGATTATGGACCTGAATCAATTGAAAGCGAATATGATGAAGCACTTTGTATACCTAATTTTCTGGAAAAAGCAAAGCAGGCTGAAGAAGAGGGGTATGAGGGTGTAATTAGTGATTGTTTTGGAGATCCGGGTGTGAAGCCTGCAAGAGAAATATTGGATATTCCCGTTGTTGGGCCATGTGAGTCTTCCATGCTTGTTGCGAGCTCATTAGCAAAATCCTTTTCTATTGTAACGGTGCTGCCTAATGTTGTCCCCATGATTGAAAACATAAGTAAAACTCTAGGTGTAGATGGGAATGTCGCCTCCATTAGATATGTAAATATTCCTGTTCTGGAAGTTCAAGACAAGGAAAAGTTAAAAAGTGCGTTGTTTGAAGAAATGTTAAAGGCGATTGAACATGACAATGCCCATGCTTTAGTGTTAGGGTGTACAGGCTTTATGGGTGTTGCAGCGGAGCTTCAGGAACGATTATCGCAAAAAGGTTATGATGTTCCAGTTATTGATCCCGCATTTGCAGCTACAAAGATGCTTGAAATTTTAATTGCTATGGGGGTTAAACAAAGCCGCTTGACCTACATGACTCCACCTTCTAAACAGAGAGTAAAAAGTTCATAA
- a CDS encoding cytosine permease — protein sequence MEDNKKLGDDYSLSRVPQNARLPMWDIMIVRVGALATLSQFMLGAALGYGMTFWQAFWAMMFGSVILQVISFLIGYAGAREGLSTSLLSRWTGFGRYGSSIIGAVIAFCTIGWFGVQNTVFANGLVEATDGKLTLPIAAAITGLGVTVLVIFGFKLLSMTAKITVPAFLLVVGIGIYQVLSDHSIFSLMGTPPPGESLSLGVGATMVAGGFIIGAVITPDFSRFARNGKDVFWMTTIGTLVGELGVGMIAVLMAHAAKTSDVVSIMLQTSGWLGAAVVVFSTVKINNVNLYSSSLGFTNIFDSVFKVKMNRGLVTLVIGAIGTLLSIMGILDRFVDFLVLLGIMIPPIAGIMVVDYFVLKTYRKALDESREKGTLPSEPEKLNPVTLVAWAAGFASGYFITVGIPSINSLLISGIIYYAGVFFIKSIKGKKENRDHIAS from the coding sequence ATGGAGGATAATAAGAAGTTGGGAGACGATTACTCTCTATCGAGAGTTCCACAAAATGCGAGATTGCCAATGTGGGATATTATGATTGTCAGAGTCGGTGCCCTAGCTACGCTTTCTCAATTTATGCTAGGTGCAGCATTAGGATACGGAATGACTTTTTGGCAGGCGTTTTGGGCCATGATGTTTGGAAGTGTCATTTTACAAGTTATAAGTTTTCTAATCGGTTATGCCGGTGCGCGTGAAGGCCTTTCAACTAGTCTATTGTCGCGTTGGACAGGATTCGGCAGGTATGGTTCGAGTATCATTGGCGCGGTCATTGCTTTTTGTACAATTGGCTGGTTTGGAGTACAGAACACTGTTTTTGCTAATGGATTGGTTGAAGCCACCGACGGTAAATTGACCCTCCCAATTGCAGCTGCCATTACCGGATTAGGCGTAACTGTACTGGTTATATTTGGTTTTAAGCTGTTAAGCATGACAGCCAAAATTACCGTTCCTGCCTTTCTATTGGTGGTAGGGATTGGCATCTATCAAGTTCTCAGTGATCATTCCATTTTCAGTTTAATGGGAACGCCGCCCCCGGGAGAGAGTCTTTCTCTGGGCGTGGGTGCAACAATGGTTGCTGGAGGATTCATTATTGGTGCCGTAATCACACCTGACTTCAGTCGGTTTGCCCGAAACGGTAAGGATGTTTTTTGGATGACTACCATTGGTACTCTAGTGGGTGAACTTGGTGTAGGAATGATCGCTGTGTTAATGGCCCATGCAGCAAAAACGAGCGATGTTGTCAGCATCATGCTACAAACGTCTGGCTGGCTTGGCGCTGCAGTTGTCGTTTTTTCCACAGTGAAAATTAATAACGTAAATTTATATTCCTCTTCTCTTGGCTTTACTAATATTTTCGATTCGGTTTTTAAGGTCAAGATGAATCGGGGACTCGTTACACTTGTAATTGGTGCTATCGGCACTTTGCTTTCCATAATGGGCATTCTCGATAGATTTGTAGACTTCCTTGTTTTACTTGGAATCATGATACCTCCAATAGCTGGAATTATGGTGGTAGATTACTTCGTGCTAAAAACGTATCGAAAAGCTCTTGATGAAAGCAGGGAGAAAGGAACTTTGCCATCTGAGCCTGAAAAATTGAATCCAGTTACATTAGTTGCCTGGGCAGCAGGATTTGCAAGCGGCTATTTTATTACAGTTGGCATACCATCTATCAATTCCCTTCTAATAAGCGGCATTATCTATTACGCAGGTGTGTTTTTTATAAAATCCATCAAAGGGAAAAAAGAGAATAGGGATCATATCGCATCATAA
- a CDS encoding DUF917 domain-containing protein: MRRLGKQEIEDIAVGAALLGTGGGGDPYIGKLMALQAIEEYGEITLLDVDEVPDDALVVPSAMMGAPTVMLEKAPSGEEATAAFKNLESYLGKKIFATMPIEAGGVNSMVPLALAAKLGLPVVDVDGMGRAFPELQMVTFYLDGIAATPMVLADEKGNTSLLSTINNVWTERIARAATIEMGGSTMTAIYPMTGKNIKESGIRNILSLEEQIGKTIRLAKQNNVDPIKEVLNKADGFELFRGKVSDINRKTEAGFARGVATFEGINEYKGEKLEVRFQNEHLIAQTEKRLLCVTPDLIAVLDAETGLPITTEGIRYGARCVVIGMPCHPKWRTEKGIEAVGPRYFGYEVGYVPVEELVKKGGLV, from the coding sequence ATGAGGAGATTAGGTAAACAGGAAATTGAAGATATTGCAGTAGGTGCGGCTTTACTCGGAACGGGCGGAGGAGGAGATCCTTACATTGGTAAACTAATGGCTTTACAGGCAATCGAAGAATACGGGGAAATCACATTGTTGGATGTGGATGAAGTTCCTGATGACGCATTAGTAGTTCCTTCCGCAATGATGGGAGCACCGACGGTTATGTTGGAAAAAGCTCCAAGTGGTGAAGAAGCAACAGCCGCTTTCAAAAACCTCGAATCTTATTTAGGAAAAAAGATTTTTGCAACGATGCCGATTGAAGCAGGCGGAGTGAATTCGATGGTGCCCCTTGCACTTGCTGCCAAGCTTGGCTTGCCTGTGGTGGATGTTGATGGAATGGGAAGAGCATTCCCGGAATTGCAGATGGTCACTTTTTATTTGGATGGAATTGCAGCTACTCCGATGGTCCTTGCGGATGAGAAAGGCAATACTTCACTGCTCTCAACCATAAACAATGTCTGGACAGAAAGGATTGCCCGCGCAGCAACGATTGAAATGGGCGGTTCAACCATGACAGCCATCTATCCAATGACAGGAAAGAATATAAAGGAAAGCGGAATTAGAAATATACTAAGTTTAGAAGAACAAATCGGTAAGACAATAAGGCTTGCAAAGCAAAACAATGTTGATCCAATAAAAGAAGTGTTGAATAAGGCGGACGGGTTTGAATTGTTCCGTGGAAAAGTGAGTGATATCAATCGCAAGACAGAGGCGGGATTTGCTAGAGGTGTGGCAACATTCGAGGGAATCAATGAGTATAAGGGTGAAAAACTCGAGGTGCGATTCCAAAATGAACATTTAATTGCACAGACAGAGAAACGCTTGCTTTGTGTCACTCCAGATTTGATTGCCGTGCTTGATGCAGAAACAGGCTTGCCAATCACTACTGAAGGTATCAGATATGGAGCAAGATGCGTGGTGATCGGAATGCCATGCCATCCAAAGTGGCGAACGGAAAAGGGAATTGAAGCTGTCGGCCCAAGATACTTTGGCTATGAAGTTGGTTATGTTCCTGTTGAAGAACTAGTGAAAAAAGGAGGACTAGTATAA
- a CDS encoding hydantoinase/oxoprolinase family protein, protein MGVYRIGIDVGGTHTDAVLLDQYNQVISETKSHTTEDVSIGIYTAMRKIIDDAKVPREQIKYAMLGTTHCTNAIVERKRLNKIAAIRIGAPATLAVKPLIGVPEDLCAVLGKYVYLIRGGHEYDGREIVELDEARLYQIAEEINGKVDSIAITSVFSPVSQTHEQRASEIFKEVLGEEISISLSSEIGSVGLLERENATILNAAVVNVAKTTADGFINALKNEGIEAKVFFCQNDGTLMSIEYAVKYPIFTVACGPTNSLRGASYLSELTDAIVVDVGGTTTDIGVLVQSFPRESSLAVEIGGARTNFRMPDLISIGLGGGTIVRIGDNGEFTIGPDSVGYRLPEKALIFGGDTLTTTDVAVALGKVELGDASKVAHLDKELLNRVYLNMVNLVEEAIDKMKTSAAPVPVILVGGGSILLPEELKGASEVIRPLHSGVANAIGSAISQVSGQIEKVYALAEIGRETALEQAKEIAMSEAISAGADPETLVIVDIEDVPLAYMPGNATRIRVKAAGDLAQSEMNELV, encoded by the coding sequence ATGGGTGTTTATCGAATAGGAATTGATGTCGGGGGAACCCATACAGATGCAGTGCTTTTAGATCAATATAATCAGGTCATTTCGGAAACAAAATCGCATACAACGGAGGATGTTTCCATTGGCATCTATACAGCAATGAGAAAAATAATCGATGACGCAAAGGTTCCGCGGGAGCAAATTAAATATGCAATGCTGGGTACGACCCATTGTACAAATGCTATCGTTGAACGAAAGAGATTAAACAAAATCGCAGCAATCCGTATTGGTGCTCCGGCTACTTTAGCAGTTAAGCCGCTGATCGGCGTACCTGAAGACCTCTGTGCAGTACTCGGAAAATACGTATACCTAATCCGCGGCGGACATGAATATGATGGCCGGGAGATTGTTGAATTAGATGAAGCTCGTTTGTATCAAATTGCCGAAGAAATCAATGGGAAAGTGGATTCCATCGCGATTACTTCTGTCTTCTCACCTGTATCGCAAACACATGAACAAAGAGCAAGTGAAATTTTCAAAGAAGTACTGGGAGAAGAAATTTCAATTTCTTTATCTTCAGAAATTGGTTCAGTCGGTTTACTGGAAAGGGAAAATGCGACGATTCTTAATGCTGCTGTCGTAAACGTCGCTAAAACAACTGCTGACGGATTCATCAATGCACTGAAGAATGAAGGAATTGAGGCAAAAGTATTTTTTTGCCAAAATGATGGGACATTAATGTCAATTGAATATGCGGTTAAATACCCAATCTTCACTGTTGCTTGCGGTCCGACTAACTCATTAAGAGGAGCATCCTATTTGAGTGAGTTAACAGATGCAATCGTTGTTGATGTTGGGGGGACAACAACAGATATTGGTGTTTTAGTTCAATCGTTTCCAAGGGAATCTTCTTTGGCAGTAGAGATTGGAGGAGCCAGAACAAACTTCCGGATGCCTGATTTAATTTCGATTGGACTTGGCGGAGGGACAATAGTCCGCATAGGAGATAATGGAGAGTTCACAATTGGACCGGACAGTGTCGGTTACCGACTGCCAGAAAAAGCCTTGATTTTCGGAGGTGATACTTTAACGACAACTGATGTTGCCGTGGCTCTTGGAAAGGTGGAACTTGGGGATGCTTCAAAAGTGGCTCATCTTGATAAGGAATTATTAAATAGAGTCTATTTAAATATGGTCAATCTGGTCGAAGAAGCTATTGATAAGATGAAAACAAGTGCTGCACCAGTGCCTGTCATTCTCGTTGGAGGTGGAAGCATCCTTTTACCTGAGGAATTAAAAGGTGCATCTGAAGTCATACGCCCATTACATTCAGGTGTAGCAAATGCTATTGGGTCGGCTATCTCCCAGGTTAGCGGGCAGATTGAAAAAGTATATGCACTAGCTGAAATAGGAAGGGAAACAGCATTGGAACAGGCAAAGGAAATAGCGATGTCAGAAGCGATCAGCGCCGGAGCCGATCCCGAAACGCTTGTTATTGTCGACATAGAAGATGTACCTTTAGCATATATGCCTGGGAATGCAACCCGTATTCGTGTGAAAGCAGCTGGTGATTTAGCCCAGTCTGAAATGAATGAACTGGTGTAG
- a CDS encoding DUF2306 domain-containing protein, with protein sequence MLIFKIILFIHIFAGAICLISGIGAMSSNKKRGMHTICGEIYHSSYVVLFVTSLTMAILNWESSAYLFFIGIFSYSFAFIGYLAGKKKWKNWIASHISGMLGSYIAICTAILVVNVPNITILNEWNPLIFWFLPSIIGSPLIILVGQKYKKSNSI encoded by the coding sequence ATGCTTATCTTTAAGATCATTCTATTCATTCATATTTTCGCTGGAGCAATATGTCTTATTAGTGGAATAGGTGCTATGTCTTCAAATAAAAAAAGAGGTATGCATACAATTTGTGGTGAAATTTATCACAGTTCATATGTTGTACTCTTTGTCACATCCCTGACAATGGCAATATTGAATTGGGAAAGCAGCGCATATTTATTTTTCATTGGGATATTTTCATATTCTTTCGCATTTATAGGCTATCTTGCTGGTAAGAAGAAATGGAAAAACTGGATTGCATCTCATATTAGCGGGATGCTCGGTTCCTATATCGCTATTTGTACTGCAATTCTTGTAGTGAATGTACCCAATATAACTATCTTGAATGAATGGAACCCATTAATTTTTTGGTTTCTTCCAAGCATTATAGGTTCACCGCTGATAATTTTGGTTGGACAGAAGTATAAAAAATCCAATTCAATCTAA